A genomic stretch from Telopea speciosissima isolate NSW1024214 ecotype Mountain lineage chromosome 7, Tspe_v1, whole genome shotgun sequence includes:
- the LOC122670057 gene encoding uncharacterized protein LOC122670057 — protein METSLRFQQEKDGEDHKSCSYKLVPWLSWDEWNFVRESLLSSSPDSIAAALRRIYTWRSRGCLPVVIDVTASILEIQQKDPFFGEGHTNDALESEEMLAMLYCMAIMRLVNGVIEKTRKRTEVSIAEAADALGIPSMLIDIRHEGSHRDLPSLQLVRLASMKALDWLQSFYWEPQKRVIPFQKDGVGNIRKEIMFRLRDCIFIRKTRQSLHSIKGKRVKQSELWCGGTKFFSRMAGKLQSPKSRGPKRQISKILQNLVQLYSLFPSEVVSVLLEFLLKVSDSSHHLLADYFSANSKILTGTIDDWKYVIMRLSSKEPELLLTILKAVLEIIKTQEAMKSEIGHHCISSKHKAEILQFEHLSSLVPWLLVNLNEVKQHRHTGCLAETNVSVVETNVISRATLKELLRKCLLIIALGNKRLTGSTLLLAQMTGNSSLVDRLKKLAAVSLPDHDITIDSSSGISIGDTLLEQENYIKQAAEKLESLKRHLMKGEMVNIVPTR, from the exons ATGGAGACTTCTCTACGGTTTCAGCAGGAAAAAGATGGGGAAGATCACAAGTCCTGCAGTTACAAGCTGGTTCCATGGTTAAGTTGGGATGAATGGAACTTCGTCAGAGAATCTCTATTATCGTCTTCTCCAGACTCGATTGCCGCGGCTCTTAGAAGA ATATACACGTGGCGAAGCAGAGGTTGTCTTCCCGTTGTGATTGATGTGACGGCCTCTATACTTGAAATTCAGCAGAAAGATCCTTTTTTTGG GGAGGGTCACACTAATGATGCTTTAGAATCAGAGGAAATGCTTGCTATGCTATATTGCATGGCTATCATGAG gctTGTGAATGGTGTCATTGAGAAAACACGTAAAAGAACAGAGGTTTCAATTGCTGAAGCAGCTGATGCACTTGGTATACCAAGTATGCTTATCGACATTCGCCATG AGGGTTCTCATCGTGATCTCCCCTCACTTCAGCTGGTTCGTCTTGCCTCTATGAAG GCACTTGATTGGTTGCAATCTTTTTATTGGGAACCTCAAAAAAGGGTAATTCCATTTCAAAAGGATGGGGTTGGTAATATTAGAAAAGAGATCATGTTTCGACTGCGTGACTGTATCTTTATTCGAAAGACTAGGCAGTCTCTGCATTCAATCAAGGGGAAAC GTGTTAAACAGTCTGAACTATGGTGTGGGGGTACTAAGTTCTTCTCCCGTATGGCTGGAAAGCTCCAATCTCCAAAATCTCGAG GTCCTAAAAGACAGATTTCCAAGATTCTGCAAAATCTTGTTCAGTTATATTCTTTGTTCCCCTCAGAAGTAGTTTCGGTGTTATTGGAGTTCCTACTGAAGGTATCAGATTCCTCTCATCATTTGCTAGCGGACTACTTTTCTGCGAATTCAAAAATCCTCACAGGCACAATTGATGACTGGAAGTACGTAATAATGCGGCTGTCAAGTAAGGAACCAGAATTGCTGCTCACCATTCTCAAGGCAGTTCTTGAAATAATCAAGACTCAGGAAGCTATGAAATCTGAAATTG GACATCACTGCATATCATCAAAGCATAAGGCTGAGATTCTTCAATTTGAACATCTTTCGTCACTTGTTCCATGGCTCCTTGTGAATCTTAACGAAGTAAAACAACATAGACACACAGGATGTTTGGCTGAAACCAATGTTTCTGTGGTAGAAACAAATGTTATATCAAGAGCAACTTTAAAAGAACTCCTACGGAAATGTCTTTTAATAATAGCTCTGGGCAACAAACGACTCACTGGTTCTACACTGCTTCTTGCCCAAATGACAGGAAACAGTTCTCTGGTAGATAGGCTCAAGAAACTGGCTGCAGTTAGCCTTCCAGATCATGATATTACCATTGACAGCTCTTCGGGTATCAGTATTGGAGACACCCTTCTCGAACAGGAGAATTACATAAAACAGGCAGCGGAAAAGTTGGAGTCTCTTAAACGGCATCTGATGAAGGGTGAAATGGTCAATATAGTGCCAACAAGATGA